From a single Rhodopirellula islandica genomic region:
- a CDS encoding GNAT family N-acetyltransferase gives MGMTYFRRYRMEMDLRQWSGSWDAADLAARGYELVAFDEGLIREHAAAKFQSFRCEMDADVFPCLGRRDGCLRLMREIASRATFVPEATWLIRYRDRPGGRPLAVGTIQGLDLDEWGAVQNLGVVPEHRGNGLGRLLMMRSAAGFRSAGLERMHLEVTTANSHAVKLYERIGFRQTKVVYKACEVTGV, from the coding sequence GTGGGCATGACTTACTTTCGCCGTTACCGCATGGAGATGGACCTGCGCCAGTGGAGCGGATCCTGGGACGCAGCCGATTTGGCCGCTCGTGGTTACGAGTTGGTCGCGTTTGACGAAGGTCTGATTCGCGAACATGCGGCGGCGAAGTTTCAGTCTTTCCGCTGTGAGATGGACGCGGATGTTTTCCCTTGTTTGGGACGGCGAGACGGTTGTTTGCGATTGATGCGAGAAATCGCCAGTCGCGCCACGTTTGTTCCGGAAGCGACTTGGTTGATCCGCTATCGAGATCGTCCGGGAGGCCGTCCCCTCGCTGTGGGAACCATCCAAGGGCTGGATCTGGACGAATGGGGTGCGGTGCAAAACCTGGGTGTTGTTCCGGAGCACCGCGGAAACGGCTTGGGACGATTGCTGATGATGCGATCCGCCGCGGGATTTCGATCCGCGGGGTTGGAACGCATGCACCTGGAAGTCACCACGGCCAACTCACACGCGGTCAAGCTGTACGAGCGAATTGGTTTTCGGCAAACCAAGGTCGTCTACAAGGCTTGTGAAGTGACAGGCGTTTGA
- the miaA gene encoding tRNA (adenosine(37)-N6)-dimethylallyltransferase MiaA — MQPDTRSQPFAPLFDDVIVLTGPTASGKTELALRVAETLAAKTNGRQKLEILSLDAIAVYRRMDIGSAKPTPDQLDRAPHHLIDLVNPWDEFSVAEYLQSAHARVREIKDRGNRPMFVGGTPMYLKGVLRGFDAGPPADEAFRQAVEEDLRQHGIGALRERLQQVDPLSAAKIDPGDSRRMIRALEFARATGTPISHRQLQFESARASHEGLVFALRVPRPILHQRIEQRVEAMFDEGLVAEVQSLLALDHPLSKTSRQAVGYREIIEAIAAGEAPETAAEQVVFHTRRLARRQETWLRSFSEIRGLGSFEADSAPDIDQCVETMVKAIASFDR, encoded by the coding sequence ATGCAACCTGACACCCGATCCCAGCCCTTTGCCCCTTTGTTCGATGACGTGATCGTTCTGACCGGTCCGACCGCTTCGGGCAAAACAGAATTGGCTCTGCGGGTTGCGGAAACTCTCGCGGCCAAAACGAATGGCCGGCAAAAACTCGAAATCCTTTCACTCGATGCCATCGCGGTCTACCGCCGCATGGACATCGGGTCAGCCAAACCCACCCCCGACCAACTGGACCGAGCCCCCCATCACCTGATCGATCTGGTCAATCCCTGGGACGAATTCAGCGTCGCTGAATACTTGCAATCCGCCCACGCTCGCGTCCGCGAGATCAAGGACCGCGGCAATCGCCCGATGTTCGTCGGAGGCACCCCGATGTATTTGAAAGGCGTTCTGCGGGGGTTCGATGCCGGACCGCCCGCGGACGAAGCCTTCCGCCAAGCCGTCGAAGAGGACTTGCGGCAACATGGCATCGGCGCACTGCGTGAACGATTGCAACAAGTCGACCCGTTGTCGGCGGCCAAAATCGACCCGGGAGATTCGCGACGGATGATTCGGGCGCTCGAGTTTGCTCGTGCAACCGGAACCCCCATCAGCCACCGTCAATTGCAATTTGAGTCGGCACGAGCCAGCCACGAAGGCCTCGTCTTCGCGCTTCGTGTGCCACGCCCGATTCTGCATCAACGAATCGAACAACGCGTCGAAGCGATGTTCGACGAAGGCTTGGTAGCGGAAGTCCAAAGCCTTCTGGCACTGGACCACCCCCTTTCCAAAACGTCCCGCCAAGCGGTTGGCTACCGTGAAATCATCGAAGCAATCGCGGCCGGGGAAGCCCCTGAAACCGCGGCAGAACAAGTCGTCTTCCACACCCGGCGTCTGGCCCGACGCCAAGAAACCTGGCTCCGTTCATTCTCCGAAATTCGCGGCCTCGGTTCCTTCGAAGCCGACTCTGCACCGGACATCGATCAGTGCGTCGAAACGATGGTCAAAGCCATTGCCTCATTCGATCGTTGA
- a CDS encoding response regulator translates to MVDAGMIPTVLVTDDDADFRGVVCEALARRGVHTAQAADGDEALRVIEKTAIHMVLLDVHMPRVTGLDVMRILSQRPNSMPYVLMSALMDEAIEREAARMRAYKILRKPVRLGQLREIVCGGLTETYGWRPPE, encoded by the coding sequence ATGGTCGACGCTGGCATGATCCCAACAGTCTTGGTGACCGACGACGACGCCGATTTTCGCGGCGTGGTTTGTGAGGCTCTCGCGCGCCGTGGCGTGCACACTGCTCAAGCCGCCGACGGTGATGAAGCGCTCCGTGTCATTGAAAAGACTGCGATTCACATGGTGCTGCTCGATGTGCACATGCCTCGTGTGACCGGATTGGACGTGATGCGGATCTTGTCGCAGCGTCCCAATTCGATGCCGTATGTGCTGATGAGCGCCCTGATGGACGAAGCGATCGAGCGGGAAGCGGCTCGGATGCGGGCCTACAAGATTCTTCGCAAGCCGGTTCGGTTGGGACAGCTTCGCGAAATTGTCTGCGGCGGTTTGACGGAAACGTACGGTTGGCGTCCGCCGGAATGA
- a CDS encoding AAA family ATPase: protein MNSKATSSAAPRRDTPPSPPTASNAPADVSAVAELSKRVIGNVENAIVGKRKQLVLSMVAWLSGGHILLEDVPGVAKTMLARALAKSLGCHFKRVQCTPDLLPTDVTGTSIFNQKNSEFEFRPGPVFTQILLADEINRATPRTQASLLEAMAEARVTVDGKSYTLTPPFLVIATQNPVDHEGTFPLPEAQLDRFLMRFSLGYPSIEEELRMLDLLQFKHPVDSMTAVATAEQLVAAQQAIRSVHVDPRVRHYLLQIVHQTRHNENLALGGSPRATIALFRCGQAMAAIRGRTFVTPDDIKKIIAPVMNHRLILRPESRLRKMTTEKVLEEILSEIAVPTISS, encoded by the coding sequence TTGAATTCCAAAGCGACCTCGTCCGCCGCTCCTCGCCGCGATACCCCCCCTTCGCCACCAACGGCAAGCAACGCCCCGGCAGATGTCTCGGCGGTGGCCGAGCTTTCGAAACGCGTCATCGGCAACGTCGAAAACGCGATCGTGGGCAAACGGAAACAACTGGTTCTTTCGATGGTCGCTTGGCTCAGCGGCGGACACATTTTATTGGAAGACGTTCCCGGTGTGGCCAAAACCATGCTGGCCCGAGCGCTGGCGAAAAGCCTGGGCTGTCACTTCAAACGAGTCCAATGCACACCGGATTTGCTTCCCACGGATGTGACCGGCACTTCAATCTTCAACCAGAAGAACTCGGAATTCGAATTTCGGCCCGGCCCGGTGTTCACCCAAATTTTGCTCGCCGACGAAATCAACCGAGCCACGCCACGAACACAAGCCTCGTTGCTGGAAGCGATGGCGGAAGCCCGGGTCACCGTCGACGGAAAATCCTACACACTGACTCCGCCCTTCCTTGTCATCGCGACTCAAAACCCCGTCGACCACGAAGGCACGTTCCCGCTCCCTGAGGCACAACTGGACCGTTTCCTGATGCGGTTCTCGTTGGGGTATCCCTCCATCGAAGAAGAGCTGCGGATGTTGGATCTGTTGCAATTCAAGCACCCAGTCGATTCGATGACCGCCGTTGCAACCGCCGAGCAATTGGTGGCGGCTCAACAGGCGATTCGGTCCGTTCACGTTGACCCGCGAGTCCGTCACTACCTGCTGCAAATCGTTCACCAAACGCGCCACAACGAGAACCTGGCCCTGGGGGGCAGCCCCCGCGCAACGATCGCCTTGTTCCGGTGCGGACAAGCGATGGCGGCCATCCGGGGACGCACGTTCGTCACCCCCGATGACATCAAAAAAATCATCGCCCCCGTGATGAATCATCGACTGATCCTCCGACCCGAAAGTCGCCTGCGAAAAATGACCACAGAAAAGGTGCTGGAGGAAATTCTCAGTGAGATCGCGGTGCCAACCATCTCATCATGA
- a CDS encoding DUF58 domain-containing protein, which translates to MTNQGTAADSNSGPPAPSRWLTIVVVCAIVVFLGMVAGAGLWMTAAITVASVVAIGNWVATQWSAGVVAVRLDSPEEGRDLEVVIGSLVPVTVEVTNQGKLPVAWVLAEDLIPRAATQQARQADGMALDPRTSPLATEGARLAVMALLPGQTKRIEYSVRCHRRGYFQIGPTVLETGDPVGMFRRYRLGAPPMFVTVLPKVKLLSTYEIGSRRPIGEIKIRASSMTDPTRLRGIRQWQIGDPLRSVHWAATARTGILHSKVYEPSSVAGATIILDLHVDTNPDQHEPLRTDLTITTAATIAAALHDAGEPFGLATNGRDAADRIRTEGFRGDHRVRDASVQAASLKQRNERMRPVLVDVDRGPVHLKEMFRTLARLERTDGLTLAEFLIETESQLSSETTMLVMLQQSTEADIAALVGLSRRGWAIAVIINTLDIDRYSRIAGPLLAERIHVSHLQNEDSIMDVCRAQMAR; encoded by the coding sequence ATGACCAACCAAGGCACCGCTGCGGATTCCAATTCTGGCCCGCCCGCTCCTTCGCGTTGGCTGACAATCGTCGTCGTGTGCGCGATCGTTGTTTTCCTGGGAATGGTCGCGGGCGCCGGGTTGTGGATGACCGCCGCGATCACGGTCGCCTCGGTCGTCGCGATCGGCAATTGGGTTGCCACGCAGTGGTCCGCCGGTGTCGTTGCCGTTCGCCTGGACTCCCCCGAAGAAGGTCGCGATCTGGAGGTCGTGATTGGATCCTTGGTTCCCGTCACCGTCGAAGTCACCAACCAAGGCAAATTACCCGTCGCCTGGGTTTTGGCCGAAGACTTGATCCCTCGCGCCGCCACCCAGCAAGCCCGCCAGGCCGACGGCATGGCCCTCGATCCAAGAACCAGCCCCTTGGCCACCGAAGGAGCCCGCCTCGCCGTCATGGCATTGCTACCTGGACAAACCAAGCGAATCGAATACTCGGTGCGATGCCACCGTCGAGGCTACTTTCAAATCGGTCCAACGGTCCTGGAAACCGGCGACCCGGTTGGCATGTTCCGCCGCTATCGATTGGGAGCACCGCCGATGTTTGTGACCGTGCTTCCCAAAGTCAAACTGCTGTCGACCTACGAAATTGGCTCGCGGCGTCCGATCGGTGAAATCAAAATCCGAGCCTCTTCGATGACGGACCCCACGCGTCTGCGAGGCATCCGGCAATGGCAGATCGGCGACCCTCTGCGCAGTGTTCACTGGGCCGCCACCGCGCGAACCGGCATCCTGCACAGCAAAGTCTACGAGCCATCCTCGGTCGCCGGCGCGACAATTATTCTGGACTTGCACGTCGACACCAATCCCGATCAACACGAACCGCTTCGCACCGACCTGACGATCACCACCGCGGCCACGATCGCAGCGGCCCTGCACGACGCCGGCGAGCCCTTTGGTTTGGCCACCAACGGTCGCGACGCAGCGGACCGAATCCGCACCGAGGGATTCCGAGGCGACCACCGCGTGCGAGACGCATCCGTGCAAGCCGCCTCGCTTAAACAACGCAATGAACGAATGCGACCGGTGCTGGTGGACGTCGATCGCGGTCCAGTGCACCTCAAAGAAATGTTCCGCACGCTGGCTCGACTGGAACGAACCGACGGTCTGACCCTGGCCGAATTCTTAATCGAAACGGAGTCGCAACTGTCCAGCGAGACAACCATGTTGGTGATGCTGCAACAATCGACCGAAGCCGACATCGCGGCACTGGTTGGATTGTCTCGTCGCGGCTGGGCCATTGCAGTCATCATCAACACGCTCGACATCGACCGCTACTCACGGATCGCCGGTCCGCTGCTGGCCGAACGCATTCATGTCAGTCACCTTCAAAACGAAGACAGCATCATGGATGTTTGCCGAGCCCAAATGGCTCGTTGA
- a CDS encoding DUF1592 domain-containing protein, producing the protein MSAEQPSEQITEFLELNCTACHDSSTQEGNLDLESLTLELADPDNFHLWERVFDRIGAGEMPPEEDLDPSESKPFLLELHGILELSDQQRIATEGRVPARRLTRTQYERNVCDLLAIDVPLRDFLPAESLADGFDTVSSSQQVSDHSLAAYLNAADFALQTAFDRLLAADPSGHQSLNQIHLDWTKLRRNEKRTNREPEGRPEHQDIVSWSSSQNFYGRMPATSVPATGRYKIRVKAHSVNTPEMGRVWCSVNSGVCSGKASTMYWIGSIEATDEPQVHEFEAWIREGHMLQIVPNDHGIRRLAAKAVESKPGVVEEMGVAGIAIQWIDLERLEGDREEIRHALIGDMELQPLAATNKHSTQRFKIVSANPKRDLKERIQAFAEKAFRQELTAQELQPYFEFSEAKRQVNHSMQDALRAGYRAILCSSRFLYFDETPGRLSDAAVANRLSHFLWGRAPDIELRQLAESGQLRNPDVLRAQTERLLNDTRSQVAINDFTDQWLQLYELESTTPDGQLYPEYDLVLHHSLPDETQAFVGELIRRDLPVTHVIDSDFTFLNQRLARHYKIDWPGGTGLKRVSLASDSRRGGIISQASVLKVTANGTTTSPIIRGVWMLERIMGEHVPPPPANVPAVEPDIRGAISIRDQLDKHRNLEMCASCHVKIDPPGFALESYDVIGGWRDRYRAAAPNNGKRWVPGLPIDPSHEFTTGEAFEDVTGLKSILLNRPAQLAKNMASQFVTYATGAAPTFADRDELQSIVQATKPNHYGVRSLIHEVVQSPLFLRK; encoded by the coding sequence GTGTCCGCGGAGCAGCCTTCCGAACAGATCACCGAGTTCCTCGAACTGAACTGCACCGCTTGCCACGACTCCTCCACGCAAGAGGGCAACTTGGACTTGGAGTCCCTGACGTTGGAGCTTGCCGACCCTGACAACTTTCATCTTTGGGAACGCGTGTTCGATCGAATTGGCGCCGGTGAAATGCCGCCCGAGGAAGACTTGGATCCATCGGAGTCCAAACCATTCTTGTTAGAACTGCATGGCATCCTCGAACTCAGTGACCAACAACGCATTGCAACCGAAGGCCGAGTGCCTGCACGTCGCTTGACGCGCACTCAGTACGAACGCAACGTCTGCGACTTGCTCGCGATCGATGTTCCGCTGAGAGACTTCCTACCAGCAGAATCGCTCGCCGATGGCTTCGACACCGTCTCCAGCAGCCAACAAGTTTCGGATCACTCCTTGGCGGCGTACCTCAATGCCGCCGACTTCGCATTGCAAACGGCCTTCGATCGACTGCTCGCTGCTGATCCATCCGGTCATCAATCGCTCAACCAAATCCACTTGGACTGGACCAAACTTCGTCGAAACGAAAAACGCACCAACCGGGAACCGGAAGGTCGTCCCGAACACCAGGACATCGTTTCTTGGTCCAGCAGCCAAAACTTCTACGGCAGAATGCCAGCCACCTCTGTCCCTGCGACGGGACGCTACAAAATCCGAGTGAAAGCACACAGCGTCAACACGCCTGAAATGGGGCGTGTCTGGTGCAGCGTCAACAGCGGCGTTTGTTCGGGCAAGGCATCCACGATGTACTGGATTGGAAGCATCGAAGCGACGGACGAACCCCAAGTCCACGAATTCGAAGCCTGGATTCGCGAGGGGCACATGCTCCAAATTGTCCCCAACGACCACGGCATCCGTCGCCTTGCCGCCAAAGCCGTGGAATCAAAACCCGGTGTGGTGGAAGAGATGGGAGTCGCTGGGATCGCGATCCAGTGGATTGACCTGGAACGTCTCGAAGGCGACCGAGAAGAAATCCGCCACGCCTTGATCGGCGACATGGAACTGCAGCCACTCGCAGCGACGAACAAGCATTCCACGCAGCGATTCAAAATCGTATCGGCCAATCCCAAACGAGACCTGAAAGAGCGAATCCAGGCCTTCGCCGAGAAGGCCTTCCGCCAAGAACTCACCGCCCAAGAACTGCAGCCGTACTTCGAGTTCTCGGAAGCCAAACGCCAGGTCAACCATTCCATGCAGGACGCGCTTCGAGCGGGATACCGAGCGATCCTTTGCTCCTCCCGTTTCCTCTACTTTGATGAGACCCCCGGCCGACTGTCCGATGCGGCCGTCGCCAACCGCCTCAGCCACTTCCTCTGGGGACGCGCGCCCGACATTGAGCTGCGACAACTCGCCGAATCAGGCCAACTGCGAAATCCCGATGTTTTGCGGGCCCAAACCGAACGCTTGCTCAACGACACGCGTTCGCAAGTTGCCATCAACGACTTCACCGATCAATGGCTGCAACTCTACGAACTCGAAAGCACCACCCCGGATGGTCAACTGTACCCCGAGTACGATCTCGTGCTGCATCATTCTTTGCCGGATGAAACTCAAGCGTTTGTGGGCGAACTGATTCGGCGCGACCTTCCCGTGACTCATGTCATCGATTCTGACTTCACGTTCCTGAACCAGCGATTGGCGCGTCACTACAAAATCGATTGGCCCGGTGGAACCGGCCTGAAGCGTGTCTCCCTTGCCTCGGATTCTCGTCGAGGTGGCATCATCTCTCAGGCCAGCGTCCTGAAGGTCACCGCAAACGGAACCACGACCTCGCCCATCATTCGGGGCGTCTGGATGCTGGAAAGGATCATGGGCGAACACGTCCCACCGCCTCCCGCGAACGTTCCCGCTGTCGAACCCGATATTCGCGGCGCGATCTCGATCCGAGACCAACTCGACAAACACCGGAACCTGGAGATGTGTGCCTCCTGCCACGTCAAAATTGATCCCCCCGGATTTGCCTTGGAAAGCTATGACGTGATCGGTGGCTGGCGAGATCGTTACCGCGCCGCGGCTCCCAACAATGGCAAACGCTGGGTACCAGGTTTGCCGATTGACCCCAGTCACGAATTCACCACAGGCGAAGCATTCGAAGATGTCACGGGCCTCAAGTCGATCCTGCTCAATCGGCCCGCACAACTGGCCAAGAACATGGCCTCTCAGTTTGTGACCTACGCCACGGGTGCAGCCCCGACTTTTGCCGATCGAGACGAACTGCAGAGCATCGTCCAGGCCACGAAACCCAATCACTACGGCGTCCGGTCGTTGATCCACGAAGTGGTCCAAAGCCCCTTGTTCCTCCGCAAATGA
- a CDS encoding DUF1552 domain-containing protein, protein MKIKPFVTNQSLSRRTVLRGAGITMALPWLDSMVPAFGREATSAAHPPRRFVGISNALGFHAPFLFPQKSGRDYETTRYLKPIEDLRDQFTVISGASHPGVGGGHKAEPCILSAAPYSGSNFRNTISLDQLMVRELGGETRFPSLVLSSNGTTSTSYTANGSMIPPINSPQKLFAQLFIDDSPAAQRAQKQRILEGRSIMDLVAAEAKSMQRRLGPSDREKLDAYFTSVRDLERRLDMNQGWAERAKPKVNEKAPEPVSDNSHTIAKQSAMHDVIYLAIQTDSTRFITMHTDGGGERVPLEGVEQGYHQLSHHGRDEEKITQLGIIEEAQMQSWGNLVRRLHETPEGNGNLLDQTMLLLTSNLGNASSHDTKNMPVVVAGGGFRHGQHLAFDQANNYPLPNLYTSMLQRLDLEVETFASATGTMRGLELV, encoded by the coding sequence ATGAAAATCAAACCCTTTGTGACCAATCAATCTCTGTCACGCCGAACCGTGTTGCGCGGCGCAGGCATCACCATGGCCCTGCCTTGGCTGGACTCGATGGTGCCAGCCTTTGGACGCGAAGCGACCTCGGCAGCCCACCCACCGCGACGATTCGTTGGGATCAGCAACGCCCTTGGTTTTCACGCTCCGTTTCTGTTTCCTCAAAAGAGCGGCCGGGACTACGAAACCACTCGCTACCTCAAACCGATCGAAGATCTTCGCGACCAATTCACCGTCATCTCCGGGGCCTCGCACCCCGGCGTCGGCGGCGGGCACAAAGCCGAACCCTGCATCTTGTCAGCGGCTCCGTACAGTGGATCGAACTTTCGCAACACGATTTCGCTCGACCAACTGATGGTCAGAGAACTCGGTGGCGAAACTCGCTTCCCATCCTTGGTGCTGAGTTCCAATGGCACGACCAGCACGTCGTACACCGCAAACGGATCGATGATCCCGCCAATCAATTCGCCACAGAAATTGTTTGCGCAACTTTTCATCGACGACAGCCCCGCAGCACAGCGAGCCCAGAAGCAACGCATTCTCGAAGGCCGAAGCATCATGGACCTCGTCGCCGCCGAAGCCAAATCCATGCAGCGCCGCCTCGGTCCCTCCGACCGCGAAAAACTGGATGCCTACTTCACCAGCGTTCGTGATTTGGAACGTCGCTTGGACATGAACCAAGGCTGGGCCGAACGCGCCAAGCCTAAAGTCAACGAAAAGGCACCGGAACCGGTGTCTGACAACAGCCACACAATCGCCAAACAATCGGCCATGCACGATGTGATCTACCTGGCGATCCAAACCGACAGCACCCGGTTCATCACCATGCACACCGATGGCGGAGGTGAACGCGTGCCCTTGGAAGGAGTCGAACAAGGCTATCACCAACTCAGTCACCACGGTCGCGACGAAGAAAAGATCACGCAGCTTGGAATCATCGAAGAAGCCCAAATGCAATCCTGGGGCAACTTGGTTCGCAGGCTTCACGAAACCCCAGAAGGCAACGGCAACCTGCTCGACCAAACCATGTTGTTACTGACTTCCAACCTCGGCAACGCCTCCTCACACGACACCAAGAACATGCCCGTGGTGGTTGCCGGTGGCGGCTTCCGCCACGGCCAGCACCTCGCGTTTGATCAAGCCAACAATTACCCGCTGCCCAACCTCTACACGTCGATGCTGCAACGCCTCGATCTGGAAGTGGAGACCTTCGCGAGTGCCACCGGCACCATGCGAGGGCTCGAACTAGTTTAA
- a CDS encoding putative quinol monooxygenase — protein sequence MAHLTIVAHITAKEDQVDFVKSELLKLIAPTLKEDGCVNYDLHQDNENPAHFMFYENWETRELWQQHTAGQPLKGFGTATEGALEGIQVHELTHLPASGQASV from the coding sequence ATGGCACACCTGACCATCGTTGCCCACATCACCGCCAAAGAAGATCAAGTCGATTTTGTCAAAAGCGAGTTGTTGAAGCTGATTGCACCGACGTTGAAGGAAGATGGGTGCGTGAATTACGATTTGCACCAAGACAATGAGAATCCCGCCCATTTCATGTTCTATGAAAACTGGGAAACGCGAGAGTTGTGGCAGCAGCACACCGCGGGGCAGCCGTTGAAAGGGTTTGGGACGGCGACCGAAGGAGCGCTGGAGGGCATTCAGGTTCATGAGCTGACCCATCTACCTGCCAGCGGCCAAGCGAGTGTGTGA
- the polX gene encoding DNA polymerase/3'-5' exonuclease PolX yields the protein MDNSAVAAVFEELAELLEFRGENPFRIRAYQNGARAIRDLDEPIANLASDPDQDLSKLSGIGKTIAEKIKVLLETGSLPQLEELREAVPEVVIQMSRIPGLGAKKASKLREELGIESLDDLAAACREGRVASLKGFAKKTEAAILDGLAIAKAASERIYWSKADDLAREISKHMQACDAIKQMEWAGSYRRGRDTVGDLDLLAVASDREAAMDHLATFPGVMSLIGRGDTKMSIRVGKAFQVDMRLVEADQFGAALQYFTGSQAHNIHVRRIAKEHGYKINEYGVFRLDDETRVAGTTEEEVYQAIDLPWIAPELREDRHEFEWAKAGELPDLIDTDDVLGDLHMHTSATDGQNTIAEMADAAIERGLKYIAITDHSKRVTMAGGLDSERLLKQWEIIDEIRPQYEGRLVILKGIECDILEAGGMDLPDEVLEQGDWILASVHYGQKQPRDQITDRILGAIENPHVDCIAHPTGRILNRREAYDVDMDAVMQAAKENHKFLELNANPARLDLNDVHLAAAKKRGIPIVINTDAHVTDGLWVMRYGIRQARRGGLTAADVANTLPYEAFAKKLAEVGR from the coding sequence ATGGACAACTCCGCCGTCGCCGCCGTTTTCGAAGAGCTCGCTGAGCTGCTTGAATTTCGAGGTGAAAATCCGTTTCGCATCCGTGCCTATCAGAACGGTGCTCGCGCGATTCGGGACCTTGACGAACCGATCGCCAATCTGGCTTCGGATCCCGATCAAGATCTCTCGAAGTTGTCTGGGATCGGCAAAACGATTGCGGAAAAGATCAAGGTGTTGCTGGAGACCGGCTCGCTGCCTCAATTGGAAGAGTTGCGAGAAGCGGTCCCCGAGGTGGTCATTCAGATGTCTCGCATTCCAGGGTTGGGGGCGAAAAAAGCCAGCAAGCTTCGCGAGGAGTTGGGCATTGAGTCGTTGGACGATTTGGCCGCAGCCTGTCGCGAAGGACGTGTCGCCAGCTTGAAAGGCTTTGCCAAGAAAACGGAAGCTGCGATTTTGGATGGGCTGGCGATCGCGAAAGCCGCTTCGGAACGGATTTACTGGTCCAAAGCGGATGATCTGGCTCGCGAGATCAGCAAACACATGCAGGCATGCGACGCGATCAAACAAATGGAATGGGCGGGGAGTTATCGACGTGGCCGTGACACGGTCGGCGATTTGGATTTGTTGGCGGTTGCATCCGACCGAGAGGCCGCGATGGATCACTTGGCAACATTCCCTGGCGTGATGTCCCTCATTGGCAGGGGCGATACCAAGATGTCGATCCGTGTGGGCAAAGCGTTCCAAGTGGACATGCGATTGGTCGAGGCCGATCAGTTTGGTGCCGCGCTGCAGTACTTCACTGGCAGCCAAGCCCACAACATTCACGTCCGCCGCATTGCGAAAGAGCATGGGTACAAGATCAACGAGTACGGCGTGTTCCGTTTGGACGACGAAACTCGCGTGGCGGGAACGACCGAAGAAGAGGTGTACCAAGCCATTGATTTGCCATGGATTGCGCCGGAGTTGCGAGAGGATCGCCACGAATTCGAGTGGGCGAAAGCCGGAGAGTTGCCGGATCTGATCGACACCGATGATGTGCTCGGCGATTTGCACATGCACACCTCCGCGACGGATGGTCAAAACACGATCGCAGAAATGGCCGACGCGGCGATCGAGCGTGGCTTGAAATACATCGCGATCACGGATCACAGCAAACGAGTGACGATGGCGGGCGGATTGGATTCCGAGCGATTGTTGAAACAGTGGGAAATCATCGACGAGATTCGACCGCAGTACGAAGGCCGGCTGGTGATCTTGAAAGGCATCGAGTGCGACATCCTCGAAGCCGGTGGAATGGACTTGCCCGACGAGGTGTTGGAACAAGGTGATTGGATTTTGGCCAGTGTGCACTACGGTCAAAAGCAACCGCGAGACCAAATCACGGATCGGATTCTGGGAGCGATTGAGAACCCGCATGTGGACTGCATCGCTCATCCGACGGGGCGGATCTTGAATCGCCGAGAGGCCTACGACGTGGACATGGACGCGGTGATGCAAGCCGCGAAAGAGAACCACAAGTTTCTGGAGCTGAACGCCAACCCCGCTCGCTTGGATTTGAACGACGTTCACTTGGCGGCCGCGAAAAAGCGTGGCATTCCGATCGTGATCAACACCGACGCACACGTCACGGACGGGTTGTGGGTGATGCGGTATGGAATCCGGCAAGCTCGCCGGGGTGGACTGACCGCGGCGGATGTCGCCAACACATTGCCGTACGAAGCGTTCGCGAAAAAATTGGCGGAAGTCGGCCGATAA